In Ruminococcaceae bacterium BL-6, a genomic segment contains:
- a CDS encoding conserved protein of unknown function (Evidence 4 : Unknown function but conserved in other organisms), whose amino-acid sequence MLFGFDTENETVAAGALLVYATYKSRDVKRGPSGYDMWEQIERFARRSAKRANNVSEFLAKFKPLMACGTLNPHWCKTGITASNALVEEDGSVIVKGENSPHRDFLVAITESPEDQQQKIVDCIYEQTQRIILLVRDRLEREKPYEVEAE is encoded by the coding sequence ATGCTTTTTGGATTTGACACTGAAAACGAAACCGTCGCAGCCGGAGCGCTGCTCGTCTACGCAACCTATAAAAGCCGGGACGTCAAAAGAGGCCCGTCCGGATACGATATGTGGGAACAAATCGAGCGGTTTGCCCGCAGGTCAGCAAAGCGGGCAAATAATGTTTCCGAATTTTTAGCCAAATTTAAGCCGCTTATGGCCTGCGGGACGCTGAATCCACACTGGTGCAAAACCGGGATTACGGCGAGTAATGCCCTTGTGGAGGAGGACGGCTCCGTAATTGTTAAAGGTGAAAACAGCCCACACCGTGATTTTTTGGTGGCAATTACAGAATCTCCGGAAGATCAACAACAGAAAATCGTTGACTGCATCTATGAGCAGACACAGCGGATTATTCTGCTGGTCCGCGACCGTTTGGAGCGCGAAAAGCCGTATGAAGTGGAGGCCGAATGA
- a CDS encoding conserved protein of unknown function (Evidence 4 : Unknown function but conserved in other organisms) codes for MMDKTYRIETVYTLKQPLSHIGEAESTETFLNTVRVMCHGKPTEVFAYTGNAIRGAWRDCGAAYMLDRLGNIKVPKKAFHLLFTGGTISGEQKVDIDAAKQMRAALPFVSIFGGGVGNQILSGKIVQTFAYPVCAETVGIIPEGIDHIDYDAQKTTWRKMTDEISFTRKDDSKDFLGDKYMAKDVKLLTAGEEEKKKDGPATQMRYTVECLIPGVQLWHSLNITCNEIELGALVASIHKWAERPYLGGMAGKGFGLVDAKFELVDRDGNRSPFIGLKDGTLILAEPAKEAKDQYDAQIKDLYDQYLDGNKESLVGLLESGD; via the coding sequence ATGATGGATAAAACATATCGTATCGAAACCGTTTATACTCTGAAACAGCCGCTTTCCCACATTGGCGAAGCGGAGAGCACGGAAACGTTTTTGAATACTGTCCGCGTAATGTGCCACGGAAAGCCCACGGAAGTATTCGCCTACACCGGCAACGCAATCCGCGGCGCGTGGAGAGACTGCGGGGCGGCCTATATGTTAGACCGGCTCGGGAATATCAAGGTACCCAAAAAAGCGTTTCACCTGTTGTTTACCGGCGGAACGATTTCCGGCGAACAAAAAGTCGATATTGACGCCGCAAAGCAGATGCGTGCCGCGTTGCCGTTTGTTTCAATTTTCGGTGGCGGGGTCGGAAATCAAATTTTGTCCGGGAAAATTGTTCAGACGTTTGCCTATCCGGTTTGTGCCGAAACGGTTGGGATCATCCCGGAAGGGATCGATCATATCGACTATGACGCGCAAAAAACCACCTGGCGAAAAATGACCGATGAAATATCTTTCACGCGCAAAGACGACAGCAAAGATTTTCTCGGCGACAAATACATGGCAAAAGACGTTAAATTGCTGACGGCCGGAGAAGAAGAAAAAAAGAAAGACGGCCCTGCTACGCAGATGCGCTACACCGTGGAGTGCCTTATCCCGGGCGTGCAGCTTTGGCACTCGCTCAACATCACCTGTAACGAAATAGAGCTCGGCGCCCTGGTTGCGTCGATCCACAAATGGGCGGAGCGTCCATATCTTGGTGGCATGGCCGGGAAGGGCTTTGGCTTGGTAGACGCGAAGTTTGAACTCGTGGACAGGGATGGAAATCGATCGCCGTTCATTGGCCTGAAAGATGGCACGCTCATTCTGGCTGAGCCCGCGAAAGAGGCGAAAGACCAGTACGACGCGCAGATCAAGGATCTGTATGATCAGTATCTCGATGGCAACAAAGAATCCCTCGTGGGTTTGCTGGAAAGTGGGGATTGA
- a CDS encoding protein of unknown function (Evidence 5 : Unknown function), whose translation MISISMATKNPSWVCWKVGIDMHSTTEPFRVTCKLLDGRVNTADGLFFLDCILYHAWFLKYAPGVISGTDREENCKLHFGLPLRQLPGNRYAASCGFYHDFGTHIEYWNKRPDWDAQAGYLDAHGKVKTGEGPMRAYRMPQIIHTVGDIEFYGYGTISKIKDLLSYIPAIGKKPAAGWGMVREWIVEPWPEDWSTWSDKYGLMRPIPFEENIGHDLSGYLKRNCAIRPPAWKACNQQPCYVPKVTI comes from the coding sequence ATGATCAGTATCTCGATGGCAACAAAGAATCCCTCGTGGGTTTGCTGGAAAGTGGGGATTGACATGCATTCCACTACTGAGCCGTTCCGCGTAACTTGCAAGCTGCTCGACGGTCGCGTCAATACGGCCGACGGGCTATTTTTTCTCGACTGCATCCTCTACCACGCATGGTTTCTAAAATACGCTCCAGGCGTGATTTCCGGAACAGATCGCGAAGAAAACTGCAAATTGCATTTTGGCCTTCCGCTCCGGCAACTGCCAGGGAACCGCTATGCCGCATCGTGCGGATTTTACCATGATTTTGGAACCCATATTGAATACTGGAATAAGCGCCCAGACTGGGACGCACAGGCTGGATATCTGGATGCACACGGAAAAGTCAAAACCGGGGAAGGACCGATGCGAGCATACCGCATGCCGCAAATTATCCACACTGTGGGGGATATCGAGTTTTACGGATATGGGACGATCAGCAAAATAAAGGATCTGCTCTCCTATATCCCCGCCATCGGGAAAAAGCCGGCCGCCGGGTGGGGAATGGTTCGAGAGTGGATCGTCGAGCCTTGGCCGGAGGATTGGAGCACATGGAGCGATAAATACGGTCTGATGCGGCCAATACCGTTTGAAGAAAATATCGGGCACGACCTAAGCGGATACCTCAAGCGCAACTGTGCGATTCGCCCCCCGGCGTGGAAAGCCTGCAACCAGCAGCCATGCTATGTGCCGAAGGTGACGATATGA
- a CDS encoding conserved protein of unknown function (Evidence 4 : Unknown function but conserved in other organisms) has translation MTFDEFIEIGRLRAKSPQYRKKRDASIELAARELITHERPYLSLSGGKDSTAMAFIVNEAAIQVNREFRVWCHVSDASFPGTIETVKAVCDRIHRPLDLYRCPVSAFELVKSKQRRPFGKSGAFFDSIRTYADDKDLCFVGVRACESKRRMKAAKIHGAVYQSKSMGKVTTCVPLQWFRLEDVAAALYEFQAPIHPIYRKQAIDNGKNVNDETQWIRLNYVTSKDLLNKGTAVFLKLNYPELYNKLRAAYPEVGLYA, from the coding sequence ATGACTTTTGACGAATTTATTGAAATCGGAAGATTGCGAGCGAAATCTCCACAGTATCGAAAAAAGCGAGATGCGTCCATTGAATTAGCCGCCCGTGAGCTTATCACTCATGAGCGGCCATATTTATCTCTAAGCGGTGGAAAAGACAGCACGGCGATGGCGTTTATTGTCAACGAAGCGGCCATACAAGTAAATAGAGAATTTCGCGTATGGTGTCATGTATCTGATGCTTCTTTCCCCGGAACGATTGAAACAGTAAAAGCGGTCTGCGATAGAATTCACAGGCCGCTTGACTTGTACCGATGCCCTGTTTCAGCGTTCGAGTTAGTCAAAAGCAAACAGCGGCGTCCATTTGGAAAAAGCGGCGCTTTTTTTGATTCAATCCGAACATATGCAGATGATAAAGATTTATGTTTTGTGGGTGTTCGGGCATGCGAAAGCAAGCGCCGAATGAAAGCAGCAAAAATTCATGGTGCGGTTTATCAAAGCAAAAGCATGGGAAAAGTGACAACCTGCGTTCCGCTCCAATGGTTCCGGCTGGAAGATGTGGCAGCTGCTCTTTATGAGTTTCAAGCACCGATCCATCCGATCTACCGCAAGCAGGCAATCGATAACGGAAAAAACGTTAATGATGAAACGCAATGGATAAGGCTGAACTATGTCACGTCAAAGGATCTGCTGAATAAAGGAACGGCTGTGTTCCTGAAATTGAATTATCCGGAGTTATATAATAAACTTCGAGCTGCATATCCAGAGGTGGGGCTTTATGCTTGA
- a CDS encoding protein of unknown function (Evidence 5 : Unknown function): MEKAALFLIQSEHMQMIKIYVLWVFGHAKASAE, encoded by the coding sequence TTGGAAAAAGCGGCGCTTTTTTTGATTCAATCCGAACATATGCAGATGATAAAGATTTATGTTTTGTGGGTGTTCGGGCATGCGAAAGCAAGCGCCGAATGA
- a CDS encoding protein of unknown function (Evidence 5 : Unknown function) — MLDDAQRALVERYHGVIYAVLSHEHLPASEYYDVGAERLCLAARSFKGNQDKFFSYAFTAVGRALRQAAGKRPHESDIDALQISGPDAFTEAEDRAYISDVLRSCKKFMTPKELQAMRNVLIGEKSHSQPEAMARDRALRKYKAYLNGEEIKTRPSEPLPPEQRMERDRKIVEMRAHGYGYEDVAEYLNVSGRLVRQIYANAGRPQYCTSADFARLLGVDRSTVLRHATARKEGRTWRIDEIHYRKKYPKFSKAYTKDEIEFIRSHPYWTAQEIAERIGRTACSVRIKKCRLKK; from the coding sequence ATGCTTGACGATGCCCAGCGCGCCCTTGTCGAGCGATACCACGGAGTGATCTATGCTGTGCTGTCTCATGAGCATCTGCCAGCCAGCGAATATTACGATGTCGGCGCGGAACGCCTATGCCTTGCCGCTCGGAGTTTTAAGGGAAACCAAGACAAATTCTTCAGCTATGCTTTCACGGCGGTAGGAAGGGCATTGCGACAAGCTGCGGGGAAACGGCCTCATGAATCCGATATTGATGCGTTGCAAATTTCCGGCCCGGATGCTTTTACAGAAGCAGAAGATAGAGCGTACATATCCGACGTGTTGCGCTCTTGCAAAAAATTTATGACGCCCAAAGAGTTGCAGGCGATGCGGAATGTGCTAATCGGAGAGAAAAGTCACTCCCAGCCAGAAGCAATGGCAAGAGACAGGGCACTAAGAAAGTACAAAGCATATCTCAACGGAGAAGAAATAAAAACGCGCCCCAGCGAGCCGCTGCCTCCGGAGCAGCGTATGGAACGCGATCGGAAAATCGTTGAAATGCGTGCGCATGGATATGGATATGAAGATGTCGCGGAGTACCTGAATGTTTCTGGCCGGCTTGTAAGGCAAATATATGCCAACGCAGGCCGGCCACAATACTGCACATCTGCCGATTTTGCCCGTTTGCTCGGCGTGGATCGCTCTACGGTGCTTAGGCATGCAACAGCCCGAAAAGAGGGCAGGACGTGGCGAATTGATGAAATCCATTACCGCAAGAAATATCCAAAATTCAGCAAGGCATACACGAAGGATGAGATCGAATTTATTCGGAGCCATCCGTATTGGACTGCACAGGAAATAGCAGAACGGATTGGACGTACCGCATGTTCCGTCAGAATCAAAAAATGCAGGTTGAAAAAATAA
- a CDS encoding putative Transcriptional repressor DicA (Evidence 3 : Putative function from multiple computational evidences), giving the protein MDQSRDLHWGKVWAIADKIWKQARGNDRYMSLNMGNFSKHPAIVFGKVYKDLQPDCLKRGISMEPLIHAIAEMEKSDFEDRPLGDLYVYAYSVEMNDQHEKEIRENILKRRKKLNLSQAELAEKVGCTQKDISRWEKGEFSPSAENLKKLAEALDCRIDDLA; this is encoded by the coding sequence ATGGATCAGTCAAGAGACTTGCATTGGGGGAAAGTGTGGGCCATCGCCGATAAAATCTGGAAACAGGCCCGCGGAAACGATCGCTACATGTCGCTGAATATGGGAAATTTCTCGAAGCACCCGGCTATCGTTTTCGGAAAAGTCTATAAGGATTTGCAACCGGATTGCCTCAAAAGAGGAATATCAATGGAGCCGCTCATTCACGCAATCGCCGAAATGGAAAAATCAGATTTTGAGGATCGTCCCTTGGGGGATCTGTACGTTTACGCCTATTCCGTCGAAATGAACGATCAGCACGAAAAAGAGATCAGGGAGAACATATTAAAAAGGCGAAAAAAGCTCAATCTTAGCCAAGCGGAACTGGCTGAAAAAGTCGGCTGCACCCAAAAGGATATTTCTAGATGGGAAAAGGGAGAATTTTCCCCTTCAGCCGAAAATCTAAAAAAATTGGCTGAAGCTCTTGATTGCCGGATTGATGATCTAGCATAA
- a CDS encoding protein of unknown function (Evidence 5 : Unknown function), protein MLYIYNENTRKVVKAYRTEAGFQRSKYADWCDGDWADAGLALCRESSAAWGCVDGLIA, encoded by the coding sequence ATGCTGTACATCTATAATGAGAACACCCGGAAAGTAGTCAAGGCATATCGCACAGAGGCAGGATTTCAGCGCAGCAAATATGCTGATTGGTGCGATGGAGATTGGGCCGACGCGGGCCTCGCTCTGTGCCGGGAATCATCGGCGGCATGGGGATGCGTTGATGGATTGATCGCCTAA
- a CDS encoding protein of unknown function (Evidence 5 : Unknown function), whose translation MEKKLFTGSAVVGEGYGAKMMQYWSNYGKHRIYIKRDDGKKTYGYIDLDQDNALHCDADLKYTLQPVVNGFFEQYKVVVDY comes from the coding sequence ATGGAAAAGAAATTATTTACAGGTTCGGCGGTTGTTGGCGAAGGATACGGCGCAAAGATGATGCAGTATTGGAGTAATTACGGTAAGCACCGCATCTACATTAAGCGCGACGATGGGAAGAAAACCTACGGATACATCGATTTAGACCAAGATAATGCCTTACATTGTGACGCCGATCTTAAGTACACATTACAGCCGGTGGTCAATGGGTTTTTTGAGCAGTACAAGGTTGTTGTTGATTATTAA
- a CDS encoding protein of unknown function (Evidence 5 : Unknown function): MPISDARKRANKRSDEKYWEYCTVKVRKGHKAEIQSAAEAHGQSINGYITQAVDERMERENCK, translated from the coding sequence ATGCCAATTTCCGATGCCCGAAAACGAGCGAATAAAAGATCAGATGAAAAGTATTGGGAATATTGCACTGTGAAAGTCAGAAAAGGCCACAAGGCAGAAATACAGTCCGCCGCGGAAGCACATGGGCAATCCATCAATGGCTATATCACGCAGGCCGTAGATGAGCGCATGGAGCGCGAAAACTGTAAATAA
- a CDS encoding protein of unknown function (Evidence 5 : Unknown function), whose amino-acid sequence MKLLHFANEKFDRFDSEKLGTATIERQDDYDAFVDVSNFGFCFVRPEDENYLIGTYGKDFGKYIAVCEFEADENNNFESTYDDFVAWVDRDGVEVVKEALKNEGAEYLYLDNGEFVEIIPMDIEKVKIESWKENK is encoded by the coding sequence ATGAAACTGCTTCACTTCGCGAACGAAAAGTTTGATCGGTTTGATTCGGAAAAACTCGGAACTGCCACAATTGAGCGCCAGGACGATTATGATGCTTTTGTGGACGTTTCGAATTTCGGATTCTGCTTTGTTCGCCCAGAAGATGAAAATTACCTCATTGGGACATATGGAAAAGACTTTGGAAAATATATCGCGGTTTGTGAATTTGAAGCCGATGAAAATAACAATTTTGAATCGACATACGATGATTTTGTCGCATGGGTGGATCGTGACGGAGTAGAAGTGGTAAAAGAAGCGCTCAAAAATGAGGGAGCCGAATATCTCTACCTTGACAATGGCGAATTCGTTGAAATTATTCCGATGGATATCGAAAAAGTTAAAATTGAATCTTGGAAGGAAAATAAATAA
- a CDS encoding conserved protein of unknown function (Evidence 4 : Unknown function but conserved in other organisms): MIRKWIDNLDNWLTLKARLKSEGYTLWQTQYSWYDPHGLIVGFMRGENQIEIVTHSKEIAKDIRNSGL; this comes from the coding sequence ATGATCCGTAAATGGATAGACAATCTAGATAACTGGCTAACCCTCAAAGCCCGCCTAAAATCCGAGGGCTATACTCTCTGGCAAACTCAATATAGCTGGTATGATCCTCATGGGCTTATTGTGGGATTTATGCGAGGGGAAAATCAGATTGAGATCGTGACGCATAGCAAGGAGATTGCGAAGGATATCAGAAATAGCGGGCTATGA
- a CDS encoding conserved protein of unknown function (Evidence 4 : Unknown function but conserved in other organisms) codes for MIFFPFFKKRLKIEEERLVKRFFAVENPVENVECFPRRENVENNYVNPKEKSRRAAKKYLEFSRSIC; via the coding sequence TTGATCTTTTTCCCCTTTTTTAAAAAACGGTTAAAAATAGAGGAAGAAAGGCTTGTCAAACGCTTTTTTGCTGTGGAAAACCCTGTGGAAAATGTGGAATGTTTCCCCCGCAGGGAAAACGTTGAAAATAATTATGTCAATCCCAAAGAAAAAAGTCGGCGTGCCGCGAAAAAATATCTTGAATTTAGCCGGTCCATATGTTAA